A window of the Streptomyces formicae genome harbors these coding sequences:
- a CDS encoding carbohydrate ABC transporter substrate-binding protein, which yields MSRATPATGPRGVLADAAGAPLSGMTWDHPRAYLALDAFAAGSGAPEVRWHRQPLSAFEARPVAELARSHDLMVIDHPGLGAAIEADALLPIEEIIGARELDAWLDSAIGSSARSYRLGGRTWAVPIDAAAQVAVRRRGAVVPVPARWEDVPEAAAGHRVALCLAGPHAMLTLLAMCSGEPPADRTRLLDPDAATAALGLLRTVYRMSDQEASLLDPIGVHEAIAAGADGPLWCPLVYGYVSYARGGEGRELAWSDAPGRRGRGPLSVLGGTGLAVSRRARGKADVRAWLTAYMRDDVQTGLVPRSGGQPAHRAVWTGRQDVDAAWGGFYSSTAATLEAAWVRPRLPGWITLQAEGSELVREAVVHGRPAHVAVDRINRDYAVLLRSAGSPYESPTSAESAESPTSAESDKSAEPAKELS from the coding sequence ATGAGCCGTGCAACGCCCGCCACCGGTCCGCGGGGCGTGCTCGCCGACGCGGCCGGTGCGCCCCTGAGCGGAATGACCTGGGACCACCCGAGGGCGTATCTGGCCCTCGACGCCTTCGCGGCGGGGTCCGGAGCACCCGAGGTGCGGTGGCACCGGCAGCCGTTGTCCGCGTTCGAGGCACGGCCCGTCGCGGAGCTCGCCCGGAGCCACGACCTCATGGTCATCGACCATCCCGGTCTCGGGGCGGCGATCGAAGCGGATGCCCTGCTGCCGATCGAGGAGATCATCGGCGCCCGGGAACTGGACGCGTGGCTGGACAGCGCCATCGGGTCCTCGGCCCGGAGCTACCGCCTGGGCGGCCGTACCTGGGCGGTGCCGATCGATGCCGCCGCACAGGTCGCGGTACGCCGGCGCGGCGCCGTCGTCCCGGTCCCCGCCCGCTGGGAGGACGTGCCCGAGGCGGCGGCGGGCCATCGCGTGGCGCTCTGCCTCGCCGGGCCCCACGCGATGCTGACGTTGCTGGCGATGTGCTCGGGCGAACCGCCCGCCGACCGTACGCGGTTGCTCGACCCGGACGCCGCGACCGCCGCGCTGGGGCTGCTGCGGACGGTGTACCGGATGAGCGACCAGGAGGCGTCGCTGCTGGACCCGATCGGTGTGCACGAGGCCATCGCGGCCGGCGCGGACGGCCCGCTCTGGTGCCCCCTCGTGTACGGCTACGTCTCCTACGCCCGCGGCGGCGAAGGCCGCGAGCTCGCCTGGTCGGACGCGCCGGGCCGGCGCGGTCGGGGGCCGTTGAGCGTGCTCGGGGGCACCGGCCTGGCCGTGTCCCGCCGTGCGCGGGGGAAGGCGGACGTGCGCGCGTGGCTGACCGCGTACATGCGGGACGACGTGCAGACCGGCCTGGTGCCCCGGTCCGGAGGCCAGCCGGCCCACCGTGCCGTGTGGACCGGGCGGCAGGACGTCGACGCGGCGTGGGGCGGTTTCTACAGCTCCACCGCGGCCACGCTGGAGGCCGCCTGGGTGCGGCCCCGGCTGCCTGGGTGGATCACGTTGCAGGCGGAGGGCTCGGAGCTGGTGCGCGAGGCCGTCGTCCACGGACGGCCCGCCCACGTGGCCGTCGACCGCATCAACCGGGACTACGCGGTCCTGCTCCGCAGCGCCGGTTCCCCGTACGAGTCGCCAACGTCAGCGGAGTCAGCGGAGTCGCCAACGTCAGCGGAGTCGGACAAGTCGGCGGAGCCGGCGAAGGAGCTGTCATGA
- a CDS encoding enoyl-CoA hydratase/isomerase family protein: MTADTNGSIGFELDRSARVATLTIDRPAKLNAVTPQMARELIRAVDACNDDPGVRAVIVTGAGERSFSVGSDIDALDGYATPWDFRNRTDYCDALRCLRKPSIAAVNGYALGGGLETALSCDIRIAATTARLGAPEVKLGWIGGGGMSAFLSRAAGPGNAAVMLMTGDPVDAEQALRWHLVSDVTEPGELLPRARGLAAAIAARAPIAVETAKANLRAAASMPEEEALRYERDLQTVCFATEDAQEGRRAFAEKRAPVFRRR; encoded by the coding sequence GTGACCGCAGACACGAACGGCTCCATAGGCTTCGAACTGGACCGCTCGGCCCGGGTGGCCACGCTCACCATCGACCGCCCCGCGAAGCTGAACGCCGTGACCCCGCAGATGGCCCGGGAGCTCATCCGGGCCGTCGACGCCTGCAACGACGATCCCGGTGTGCGCGCGGTGATCGTGACCGGCGCCGGCGAGCGGTCCTTCAGCGTCGGCTCCGACATCGACGCCCTCGACGGGTACGCCACCCCGTGGGACTTCCGGAACCGCACGGACTACTGTGACGCGCTGCGGTGCCTGCGCAAGCCGTCGATCGCCGCCGTCAACGGCTACGCCTTGGGCGGCGGCCTGGAGACGGCCCTGAGCTGCGACATCAGGATCGCCGCCACGACGGCCCGACTGGGCGCCCCCGAGGTCAAGTTGGGATGGATCGGCGGCGGCGGCATGTCCGCCTTCCTGTCGCGGGCAGCAGGGCCGGGCAACGCGGCCGTGATGCTGATGACCGGTGACCCCGTGGACGCCGAGCAGGCTCTGCGCTGGCACCTGGTGAGCGACGTGACCGAGCCCGGCGAGCTGCTGCCGAGGGCGCGCGGACTCGCCGCCGCCATCGCCGCTCGCGCGCCGATCGCGGTGGAGACCGCCAAGGCCAACCTCCGTGCGGCGGCGAGCATGCCCGAGGAGGAGGCCCTGCGCTACGAACGCGATCTCCAGACCGTCTGCTTCGCCACCGAGGACGCCCAGGAGGGACGCCGGGCGTTCGCCGAGAAGCGCGCCCCCGTGTTCCGGCGGCGGTGA
- a CDS encoding 2Fe-2S iron-sulfur cluster-binding protein: MSDSDTGAAGRSQGEAAQLSAIELSVNDQVRRLEVDPRTSLLDALREHLRLSGTKKGCDHGQCGACTVLINGRRVNSCLTLAVMHEGDEIVTIEGLGDPDGLHPMQRAFVESDGFQCGYCTPGQICSAVGMLAEVEAGWPSHATADVASPHIALTDEEIRERMSGNICRCAAYPNIVAAIRGTAKGGSG; encoded by the coding sequence ATGAGCGATTCAGATACGGGCGCCGCCGGGCGGAGCCAGGGCGAGGCGGCCCAGCTCTCGGCGATCGAGCTGAGCGTCAATGATCAGGTCCGGAGGCTTGAAGTGGATCCGCGGACCTCGCTGCTCGACGCGCTGCGCGAGCATCTGCGCCTGAGCGGAACCAAGAAGGGGTGCGACCACGGGCAGTGCGGCGCCTGCACCGTGCTGATCAACGGCCGCCGCGTCAACTCCTGTTTGACGCTCGCCGTCATGCACGAGGGCGACGAGATCGTGACGATCGAGGGCCTGGGCGATCCCGATGGCCTGCACCCCATGCAACGCGCCTTCGTCGAGAGTGACGGCTTCCAATGCGGCTACTGCACGCCCGGCCAGATCTGTTCGGCTGTCGGCATGCTCGCCGAGGTGGAGGCGGGGTGGCCCAGCCACGCCACCGCTGACGTGGCCTCGCCGCACATCGCGTTGACCGACGAGGAGATCCGCGAGCGGATGAGCGGCAACATCTGCCGGTGCGCCGCCTATCCGAACATCGTCGCGGCCATCCGCGGAACCGCGAAGGGAGGCTCGGGATGA
- a CDS encoding FAD binding domain-containing protein: MRSFTYERATDVQAAVAAVSRTGAKFISGGTNLLDLMKLDIEQPSHLVDISRLPLRAIEELPDGGLRIGAQAANSDVAADSRVRSRYPVLSEALVAGASGQLRNKASTGGNLLQRTRCPFFYDTAAGCNKRDPGSGCSAIGGFNRIHAILGASDSCIATHPSDMAVALAALEAEIELLDADQAVRRVAVTDFYRLPGDTPHIETVLRPGEMITSVVLPPSPPGRQKYRKVRDRASYEFALVSVAAVVATDQGTISEARVAFGGVAHKPWRSVEAEAALTGSPATMASYRAAAEAAMRDAVGQGSNDFKIELAKRTLCRTLAQVAGAS; encoded by the coding sequence ATGAGGTCCTTCACCTACGAGCGAGCGACGGACGTACAGGCCGCCGTCGCCGCGGTGTCCCGGACCGGCGCGAAGTTCATCAGCGGCGGCACCAATCTGCTCGACCTGATGAAGCTCGACATCGAGCAGCCCAGCCATCTGGTCGACATCAGCCGGCTTCCGTTGCGGGCCATCGAGGAACTCCCGGACGGCGGACTGCGTATCGGCGCCCAGGCGGCGAACTCCGACGTGGCCGCCGACTCCCGGGTGCGCTCCCGCTATCCGGTGCTGTCGGAGGCGCTGGTGGCCGGCGCCTCGGGCCAGTTGCGCAACAAGGCGTCCACGGGCGGAAACCTGTTGCAGCGCACTCGCTGCCCCTTCTTCTACGACACCGCCGCGGGCTGCAACAAGCGGGATCCCGGATCCGGATGCTCGGCGATCGGCGGGTTCAACCGGATTCACGCGATCCTCGGCGCCAGCGACTCCTGCATCGCCACCCACCCCTCGGACATGGCCGTCGCGTTGGCCGCGCTGGAGGCGGAGATCGAGCTGCTCGACGCCGATCAGGCGGTACGCCGCGTCGCCGTCACGGACTTCTACCGGCTGCCGGGCGACACTCCGCACATCGAGACCGTGCTGCGCCCCGGCGAGATGATCACGAGTGTCGTCCTGCCCCCGTCCCCGCCGGGCCGGCAGAAGTACCGCAAGGTGCGCGACCGGGCGTCGTACGAGTTCGCGCTGGTCTCCGTGGCGGCTGTCGTCGCGACCGACCAGGGAACGATCAGTGAGGCACGGGTGGCGTTCGGCGGTGTGGCGCACAAGCCTTGGCGGTCCGTCGAGGCGGAGGCCGCGTTGACCGGCAGTCCGGCCACGATGGCCAGCTATCGAGCCGCCGCCGAGGCGGCGATGCGCGACGCGGTCGGGCAGGGGAGCAACGACTTCAAGATCGAACTGGCCAAGCGCACGCTGTGCCGCACGCTGGCGCAAGTGGCCGGGGCGAGCTGA
- a CDS encoding CaiB/BaiF CoA transferase family protein, which yields MPVLDGYRVLDLSLAMAGPLAAMRLGDLGADVVKIEPVTGEWQRHTAAGQAAGNEINASFLALNRNKRSLAVDLKQDSGRELVLKLAAESDVFLQNYRPGVAARLGMDYESIRAVRPDIVYVSISGYGESGPYVDRPGQDLLLQGLTGALHSTGRAGDPPQAGPYFVADAVTAYSAFEGVLAALLHRERTGEGQRVTVNMLDAMIAMQMQELSVRTVGGVRQDRGHEIHAHSYIRAPYGIFPTRDGHLALAFADPAVLGEEFGDPGLAKWDAERDGFRHRDEIARAVAAHLLRDTTESWLRRLGGRGVWVGPVNSYDDVLTDPQVLHNGSFVSYDHPTEGRVTTPGFAFTMERTPPSVQRGAPTCGQHTAEILGELGLDRAEVDRLLRDGAVA from the coding sequence GTGCCGGTGCTCGACGGATACCGGGTCCTCGACCTGTCGCTAGCCATGGCCGGCCCCCTGGCCGCCATGCGGCTGGGCGACCTCGGCGCGGATGTGGTCAAGATCGAGCCGGTGACGGGGGAGTGGCAGCGCCACACCGCGGCCGGCCAGGCCGCCGGGAACGAGATCAACGCCTCCTTCCTGGCGCTCAACCGCAACAAGCGCAGCCTGGCCGTCGACCTCAAGCAGGACAGCGGCCGGGAACTGGTGCTGAAACTGGCGGCGGAATCGGACGTGTTCCTGCAGAACTACCGGCCCGGCGTCGCCGCCCGCCTCGGCATGGACTACGAGTCGATCCGCGCGGTCCGCCCGGACATCGTCTACGTCTCGATCTCCGGCTACGGCGAGTCGGGACCGTACGTCGACCGGCCCGGGCAGGACCTGCTCCTGCAGGGCCTCACCGGCGCCCTCCACAGCACGGGACGGGCCGGCGACCCGCCGCAGGCGGGCCCGTACTTCGTGGCCGACGCCGTCACCGCGTACTCGGCCTTCGAAGGCGTGCTCGCCGCGCTCCTCCACCGCGAGCGCACCGGCGAGGGCCAGCGCGTCACGGTGAACATGCTCGATGCCATGATCGCCATGCAGATGCAGGAACTCTCGGTCCGCACCGTCGGCGGTGTGCGCCAGGACCGCGGGCACGAGATCCACGCCCACTCCTACATCCGCGCCCCGTACGGGATCTTCCCGACCAGGGACGGGCACCTCGCCCTGGCCTTCGCCGATCCGGCCGTCCTCGGCGAGGAGTTCGGCGATCCCGGGCTGGCCAAGTGGGACGCGGAGCGGGACGGATTCCGGCACCGTGACGAGATCGCGCGGGCCGTGGCCGCCCATCTGCTCCGGGACACCACCGAGTCATGGCTGCGGCGCCTGGGCGGCCGCGGAGTCTGGGTCGGGCCCGTCAACTCCTACGACGACGTCCTGACCGATCCTCAGGTCCTGCACAACGGCAGCTTCGTCAGCTACGACCACCCGACCGAGGGCCGGGTCACCACCCCCGGCTTCGCGTTCACGATGGAGCGCACTCCGCCCTCCGTGCAGCGCGGCGCACCGACGTGCGGCCAGCACACCGCCGAGATCCTCGGCGAACTGGGACTCGACCGGGCAGAGGTCGACCGGCTGCTCCGGGACGGGGCAGTCGCATGA
- a CDS encoding fumarylacetoacetate hydrolase family protein, whose amino-acid sequence MQIVRARFEDGNVARSGVLTEQGFHPLPVESGELLERPLAELRRLVEEAVAERPVAGVTEHDRRLVAPVSGLTEVWAAGVTYERSRAARTDESEHDADIYDRVYDAERPELFFKAASWRVVGHGAPISVREDSAVNVPEPELAVVANRFGEIVGYSICNDVSSRTIEGENPLYLPQAKTYLGACALGPGITPAWEVSDPRALDMELTIERDGSVAWQGRASTAQLRRELPELLGYLFRADEFPQGVVLATGTSLVPDLPFTLAEGDVVHIAIAGLGALTTPVVVGKKAMSWLLGQATPPGAR is encoded by the coding sequence GTGCAGATCGTGCGAGCCCGATTCGAGGACGGGAATGTCGCCCGCAGTGGGGTGCTCACGGAGCAGGGGTTCCATCCACTCCCCGTCGAATCGGGGGAGTTGCTGGAGCGGCCGCTCGCCGAGCTGCGTCGCCTCGTCGAGGAGGCGGTCGCCGAGCGCCCGGTGGCCGGGGTCACCGAGCACGACCGCCGACTGGTCGCTCCGGTCAGCGGTCTGACCGAGGTCTGGGCCGCCGGCGTGACCTACGAGCGGTCGCGGGCGGCGCGCACGGACGAGAGCGAGCACGACGCCGACATCTACGACCGGGTCTACGACGCCGAACGCCCGGAGCTGTTCTTCAAGGCCGCGTCCTGGCGGGTCGTGGGCCACGGAGCCCCGATCAGCGTGCGCGAGGACTCCGCCGTCAACGTGCCCGAACCTGAACTCGCGGTCGTGGCGAACCGGTTCGGCGAGATCGTCGGGTACTCGATCTGCAACGACGTCAGCTCCCGGACCATCGAGGGCGAGAACCCCCTGTACCTCCCGCAGGCCAAGACGTACCTGGGGGCCTGCGCGCTCGGCCCCGGCATCACCCCGGCCTGGGAAGTGAGCGACCCGCGTGCACTGGACATGGAGCTCACCATCGAGCGGGACGGCAGCGTCGCCTGGCAGGGCCGGGCCAGTACCGCCCAGTTGCGCCGCGAGCTGCCGGAGCTGCTCGGATACCTCTTCCGGGCGGACGAGTTCCCCCAGGGCGTCGTCCTCGCGACCGGTACGAGCCTGGTTCCCGACCTGCCCTTCACCCTCGCCGAGGGCGATGTCGTGCATATCGCGATCGCCGGCCTGGGAGCGCTGACCACGCCGGTGGTCGTCGGGAAGAAGGCGATGTCCTGGCTGCTGGGCCAGGCGACACCCCCGGGCGCCCGGTGA
- a CDS encoding right-handed parallel beta-helix repeat-containing protein has protein sequence MRIRRPLPHRARAAAFGLASAFALLGSLIPSAAAAADGRGADRTGATTTIVVSPHGAPPHDTSSHGAGAAPTPKGDHRVGTLSAAQDLARRLADRHDVVVVLEGGTHEMRSPLRFTAADGGRNGHTVTWTSAPGQRAVLSGGSAVSGWSRHDAAKNIWVAPVPRGTQSRQLYVDGKVAPRTSLRLAADKHDRGHLEFTERGITLKDPALSHLNSLPNQSDLEIESVGSFTDRISPVKAIRGNEILMQQPAWDNNTFGYDTLTAPYARGALYLNNSYAFLNSAGQWYLDSSRGLLYYRAAAGATMHGLDVRLPRLQSLVQVAGTYDRPVANLAFRNLQFSDTTWLDPSSPQGYVDQQSGAHVVGTYARPADALSSCQDGCPKFEATRNEWHQIPAAVQVSAARDVSFTGNSFTRLGDVGLGLGMDPNAHASGVGYGAADITVHRNSFTESAASAIVVGGVQPDAHHPRDSRMVNHDVSIVDNTITGISQDYKDNAAILSTYTTRATIAHNSISDVPYDGIDIGWGWGINDPGGNGYYREAGLYEYQPIYTTPTTFRDNVVSHNLIHDTKQVMNDGGSVYTLSASPGTVIERNYIYDNKATLGVLIDQGTRHVVMRDNVVIGASRWVYVNADAEDPDTFNTKDNLITGNWWDVGPARNPEGPGYDNQLVDNVQVADGVWPAEARSVMQEAGAHR, from the coding sequence GTGAGAATCCGACGACCCCTCCCCCATCGGGCACGTGCCGCGGCATTCGGGCTGGCGAGCGCCTTCGCTCTGCTCGGAAGCCTGATCCCGTCGGCCGCGGCGGCCGCCGACGGACGCGGAGCCGACCGCACCGGCGCGACCACCACCATCGTGGTGTCCCCTCATGGCGCCCCGCCCCATGACACCTCGTCCCATGGCGCCGGCGCCGCACCCACGCCGAAAGGCGACCACCGCGTGGGCACTCTGAGCGCCGCCCAGGACCTCGCCCGCCGCCTGGCCGACCGGCACGACGTCGTGGTGGTGCTCGAAGGCGGCACCCACGAAATGCGCTCACCCCTCCGCTTCACCGCCGCCGACGGCGGCCGCAACGGCCACACCGTGACCTGGACCAGCGCTCCCGGGCAGCGCGCGGTCCTCTCCGGTGGATCAGCCGTTTCCGGGTGGTCGCGCCACGACGCCGCGAAGAACATCTGGGTCGCCCCTGTCCCCCGCGGCACCCAGTCGCGCCAGCTGTACGTCGACGGCAAGGTCGCCCCGCGCACCAGCCTGCGCCTCGCGGCCGACAAACACGACCGCGGGCACCTCGAGTTCACCGAACGCGGGATCACGCTCAAGGATCCGGCGCTGAGCCATCTGAACAGCCTGCCCAACCAGTCCGACCTGGAGATCGAGAGCGTCGGCTCGTTCACCGACCGCATCTCCCCGGTCAAGGCGATCCGGGGCAACGAGATCCTCATGCAGCAGCCCGCCTGGGACAACAACACGTTCGGCTACGACACACTCACGGCCCCCTACGCCAGGGGCGCCCTGTATCTCAACAACTCCTACGCCTTCCTGAACTCCGCCGGGCAGTGGTACCTGGACTCCTCGCGCGGCCTCCTGTACTACCGCGCAGCCGCCGGTGCCACCATGCACGGCCTCGACGTCCGCCTCCCGCGCCTGCAGTCGCTCGTCCAGGTGGCCGGGACGTACGACCGCCCCGTCGCGAACCTGGCCTTCCGGAACCTGCAGTTCTCGGACACCACATGGCTCGACCCGAGCAGCCCGCAGGGGTACGTCGACCAGCAGAGCGGCGCCCATGTCGTCGGGACGTACGCGCGTCCCGCGGACGCCCTGAGCTCATGCCAGGACGGCTGCCCGAAGTTCGAGGCGACCCGCAACGAATGGCACCAGATACCGGCAGCGGTCCAGGTCTCCGCGGCCCGCGACGTCTCCTTCACCGGCAACTCCTTCACCCGGCTGGGCGACGTCGGCCTCGGTCTCGGCATGGACCCCAACGCCCATGCCTCCGGCGTCGGTTACGGTGCCGCGGACATCACGGTCCACCGCAACAGCTTCACCGAGAGCGCGGCGTCCGCCATCGTGGTCGGCGGCGTGCAGCCCGACGCGCACCACCCCCGCGACAGCCGCATGGTGAACCACGACGTCAGCATCGTCGACAACACGATCACGGGCATCTCCCAGGACTACAAGGACAACGCGGCGATCCTGTCGACGTACACGACACGGGCCACCATCGCGCACAACTCGATCTCCGACGTCCCCTACGACGGCATCGACATCGGCTGGGGCTGGGGCATCAACGACCCCGGCGGCAACGGCTACTACCGCGAGGCGGGCCTCTACGAGTACCAGCCGATCTACACCACGCCCACGACCTTCCGGGACAACGTCGTGAGCCACAACCTCATCCACGACACCAAGCAGGTGATGAACGACGGCGGCAGTGTGTACACGCTCTCGGCCAGCCCCGGCACCGTGATCGAGCGCAACTACATCTACGACAACAAGGCCACCCTGGGTGTCCTGATCGACCAGGGCACCAGGCACGTCGTGATGCGCGACAACGTCGTGATCGGCGCCTCCCGTTGGGTGTACGTCAACGCGGACGCCGAGGACCCCGACACCTTCAACACCAAGGACAACCTGATCACCGGCAACTGGTGGGACGTAGGCCCGGCCCGCAATCCCGAAGGACCCGGGTACGACAACCAGCTCGTCGACAACGTGCAGGTGGCCGACGGTGTCTGGCCGGCGGAGGCCAGGAGCGTGATGCAGGAGGCCGGGGCGCACCGCTGA
- a CDS encoding chitinase, whose translation MNSAIRRTVRLLGAALALTLAAPLTAATASPAPAAQPAASADVTCPTKPRPSGKVLQGYWENWDGSSNGVHPPFGWTPITDSRIAAHGYNVINAAFPVILPDGTVKWEDGMDNTVKVATPEEMCQAKAAGATVLLSLGGATAGIDLSSTAVADRVVATLVPILKQYNFDGIDVDIETGLTGSGNINQLSVSQANLIRIIDGVLAQMPAGFGLTMAPETAYVTGGSITYGSIWGAYLPIVKKYADNGRLWWLNMQYYNGSMYGCSGDSYQAGTVQGFIAQTDCLDRGLVVQGTTIRVPYDKQAPGLPAQPGAGGGHMTPDLVAQAWRHYNGALKGLMTWSVNWDGSKNWTFGDNVRALQGR comes from the coding sequence ATGAACTCTGCGATCCGCCGTACCGTGCGCCTGCTCGGCGCCGCACTCGCGCTGACCCTCGCCGCTCCACTGACGGCCGCCACCGCCTCACCGGCGCCCGCCGCCCAACCGGCCGCCTCCGCCGACGTCACCTGTCCCACGAAGCCGAGACCCAGCGGCAAGGTCCTGCAGGGGTACTGGGAGAACTGGGACGGTTCGTCCAACGGCGTCCATCCACCGTTCGGCTGGACACCGATCACCGACTCCCGTATCGCCGCCCACGGCTACAACGTCATCAACGCCGCCTTCCCCGTCATCCTCCCCGACGGCACCGTGAAGTGGGAGGACGGCATGGACAACACCGTGAAGGTGGCGACCCCTGAGGAGATGTGCCAGGCCAAAGCGGCCGGCGCCACCGTCCTGCTGTCCCTGGGCGGCGCCACCGCAGGCATCGACCTGAGCTCCACCGCGGTCGCGGACCGGGTCGTGGCCACGCTGGTGCCGATCCTCAAGCAGTACAACTTCGACGGCATCGACGTCGACATCGAGACCGGCCTGACCGGCAGCGGGAACATCAACCAGCTGTCGGTCTCCCAGGCGAACCTGATCCGCATCATCGACGGCGTCCTGGCCCAGATGCCGGCCGGCTTCGGCCTGACCATGGCCCCCGAGACGGCCTACGTCACCGGCGGCAGCATCACCTACGGCTCGATCTGGGGCGCGTACCTGCCGATCGTAAAGAAGTACGCGGACAACGGCCGGCTGTGGTGGCTGAACATGCAGTACTACAACGGCAGCATGTACGGCTGCTCCGGCGACTCCTACCAGGCCGGTACCGTCCAGGGCTTCATCGCGCAGACGGACTGCCTCGACCGGGGACTGGTGGTGCAGGGCACCACGATCCGGGTCCCTTACGACAAGCAGGCCCCGGGCCTGCCGGCACAACCCGGCGCCGGCGGCGGCCACATGACGCCCGACCTCGTGGCCCAGGCCTGGCGGCACTACAACGGCGCCCTGAAAGGTCTCATGACCTGGTCCGTCAACTGGGACGGATCGAAGAACTGGACGTTCGGCGACAACGTCAGAGCCCTCCAGGGCCGCTAG